A genome region from Salvia splendens isolate huo1 chromosome 19, SspV2, whole genome shotgun sequence includes the following:
- the LOC121778136 gene encoding uncharacterized protein LOC121778136, producing MMASSLTSKQNFQCQFPSLSLHQPNTQLHLRSCIPNFPSSVGGFSHLKLKLKHRSSRASSEDLPPELTDEDSKFVPLASEDSNYGPPALLLLGFEVEEAAKIQLFLKELDGEFLEVIFCTEDMISRSLWEAVNTKQSNLETLKIATSVPRICFLSGLTGEEMMMFIDAFPESGLEPPVFAALVPYSANKPLTELIDEIMGDHELLSARQTS from the exons ATGATGGCTTCTTCACTCAcatccaaacaaaattttcaGTGCCAATTCCCATCTCTTTCTCTTCATCAACCAAACACACAATTACATTTGAGATCATGCATTCCAAATTTTCCTTCATCAGTTGGAGGTTTTTCTCATTTGAAACTTAAACTCAAGCATAGGAGTTCAAGAGCCTCTTCTGAAg ATTTACCTCCAGAATTGACTGATGAGGATTCTAAATTTGTCCCTTTAGCTTCAGAGGATTCAAATTATGGCCCCCCT GCTTTGCTGTTGCTAGGTTTTGAAGTTGAAGAAGCAGCAAAG ATACAACTATTTCTGAAGGAGCTGGATGGCGAATTTCTTGAG GTGATTTTTTGCACTGAAGACATGATAAGTCGTTCGCTCTGGGAAGCGGTGAACACCAAACAATCGAATCTGGAAACACTGAAG ATTGCAACATCAGTTCCGCGAATTTGCTTCCTATCTGGTCTTACCGGGGAGGAGATGATGATGTTCATAGATGCCTTCCCCGAAAGTG GTTTGGAACCTCCTGTGTTTGCGGCCCTCGTCCCATATAGCGCCAACAAACCTTTAACAGAGTTGATAGATGAGATCATGGGAGACCATGAATTGCTA TCTGCGCGGCAAACAAGCTAG
- the LOC121779766 gene encoding E3 ubiquitin-protein ligase WAV3-like isoform X1, protein MGSKWRKLKLAFGLNLCVYSPRNHVADNDDSPPPSERRSDAALLSLPGDWTSAPTTPSSNRLRLSKSLSRSASKKTCSICLATMRRGDGQAIFMAECSHSFHFHCIASNVKHGNQICPVCRAKWKEIPLQGPTLEPPKGKARTNSLDWHQNNDFMTVIRRLPPARSNSVRNAAPLFRAPDPAVFNDDESLDHEIDSTEKKVSDGDDGRRKVTVLTYTEVPSVAKTSVSDSFTVLVHLKAPLSNSWHNAAMSTKITQTPRAPVDLVTVLDISGSMAGTKLALLKRAMGFVIQNLGPNDRLAVIAFSSTARRLFPLWRMSESGRQQALQAVNSLVANGGTNIAEGLRKGAKIMEDRRESNPVASIILLSDGQDTYTVNSNAGSHNYQLLLPLSIRPDEASGFKIPVHAFGFGADHDASSMHSISEISGGTFSFIETESVIQDAFAQCIGGLLSVVVKALSVKIECVHPSVRLGSLKAGSYRNRILSNQRIGTIDVGDLYADEERDFLLSMNVPSETSSNETSLLKVTCVYNDPLTKESVSLEAKEVRIERTDLARREDVSIEVDRQHNRIRAAEAMAQARTAAESRDLASAVSILENVRKALSTTVSAKSHDRLCISLDAELKEMQERMASRHVYEASGRAYILSGLSSHSWQRATARGDSMDGSSLVQAYQTPSMVEMVTRSQATLLATPSAQRLLRPSWSFASQPKPR, encoded by the exons ATGGGGAGTAAATGGAGGAAATTGAAGCTTGCTTTTGGGCTGAATCTGTGTGTTTACAGTCCCAGAAATCATGTGGCCGACAATGATGACTCGCCGCCGCCGTCAGAGCGGCGCTCCGACGCCGCCCTGCTTTCACTGCCGGGTGACTGGACCTCTGCTCCGACAACTCCCTCTTCCAATAGGCTCAGGCTCTCCAAGAGTTTGAGTAGATCTGCTTCCAAG AAGACTTGCTCCATATGTTTGGCGACGATGAGGCGTGGAGACGGGCAGGCGATTTTCATGGCCGAGTGCTCCCACTCCTTCCATTTCCATTGCATTGCTTCAAATGTGAAACATGGCAACCAAATCTGCCCAGTTTGCAGAGCAAAATGGAAAGAGATTCCTCTGCAAGGCCCAACCTTGGAGCCTCCAAAGGGTAAAGCAAGAACAAATTCACTAGATTGGCACCAGAACAATGACTTCATGACCGTGATCCGTCGTCTACCCCCTGCTCGTTCGAACTCCGTGCGTAATGCTGCCCCATTATTTCGGGCTCCCGATCCAGCAGTCTTCAACGATGACGAGTCACTGGATCACGAGATAGACTCTACCGAGAAGAAAGTTTCTGATGGTGATGATGGTCGGAGGAAAGTTACTGTCTTGACATACACCGAGGTTCCATCTGTTGCAAAGACGAGCGTGTCAGACAGTTTCACCGTCTTGGTCCACCTGAAAGCTCCACTCTCCAATTCGTGGCACAATGCCGCCATGAGCACCAAAATCACGCAGACTCCTCGTGCTCCTGTGGATCTCGTCACTGTCCTTGACATCAGCGGAAGTATGGCGGGGACTAAGCTTGCGCTGCTTAAACGAGCTATGGGGTTCGTTATACAGAATCTTGGCCCCAATGATAGGCTGGCTGTCATagccttctcatcaacagcgcGTCGCCTTTTCCCCCTCTGGAGAATGTCCGAATCCGGGCGCCAGCAGGCTCTGCAAGCTGTTAACTCTCTTGTTGCCAATGGAGGAACCAACATTGCTGAGGGGTTGAGAAAGGGGGCAAAAATAATGGAAGACCGACGCGAGAGCAACCCCGTTGCCAGTATAATCCTGTTGTCGGATGGACAGGACACGTATACGGTGAACAGCAACGCAGGCAGCCACAACTACCAGCTGCTTCTTCCATTATCCATTCGTCCGGATGAAGCCTCGGGTTTCAAGATTCCCGTTCATGCATTCGGCTTTGGAGCTGATCATGATGCATCATCCATGCACTCAATCTCGGAGATTTCAGGAGGTACCTTTTCTTTCATTGAGACCGAGAGCGTGATTCAGGATGCATTTGCTCAGTGCATCGGTGGCCTTCTGAGCGTTGTGGTGAAGGCTCTGAGTGTTAAAATCGAGTGTGTTCATCCGAGCGTTCGTCTTGGCTCGCTGAAAGCTGGAAGCTACCGCAACCGGATCTTGTCCAATCAACGAATAGGAACTATCGACGTTGGAGATCTGTATGCAGATGAGGAGAGGGACTTTCTGCTCTCCATGAACGTCCCTTCCGAGACGTCAAGCAATGAGACATCGCTGTTGAAGGTGACGTGCGTCTACAATGACCCCTTGACAAAAGAATCAGTATCCCTAGAAGCCAAAGAGGTCAGAATCGAGAGGACCGACCTGGCCAGACGAGAAGACGTCTCAATTGAAGTCGACAGACAACACAACAGGATCCGAGCAGCGGAGGCCATGGCACAAGCACGAACTGCAGCTGAGAGCAGAGACCTAGCCAGTGCTGTCTCCATACTGGAGAACGTGCGTAAGGCTCTATCAACAACCGTATCAGCCAAGTCACATGACAGGCTCTGCATATCACTTGATGCTGAGCTCAAGGAAATGCAAGAGAGGATGGCGAGCAGGCATGTATATGAAGCATCGGGGCGGGCCTATATTCTATCCGGACTAAGCTCACACTCATGGCAGAGAGCGACAGCCAGGGGCGATTCGATGGATGGTTCAAGCCTCGTGCAAGCATACCAGACACCTTCGATGGTCGAGATGGTGACTCGTTCACAGGCCACGTTGCTGGCCACCCCTTCGGCCCAGAGACTCCTCCGGCCATCATGGTCGTTTGCTTCACAACCGAAGCCAAGATAG
- the LOC121778135 gene encoding uncharacterized protein LOC121778135, with amino-acid sequence MFNDEEPIAFKKMHGFSTVDGFVEINENLTDMIKFVANEPSVGLYYIQQHTQKVTPNLLDLKNKVTEKSRETALHTEDLDDSMSMLRSMKECGVAVADEMLRDIKKSLSIISAKQPKRGVMYSTSTSFLPRTSPASWGRNAVFPQQDGGRSPGYLSSAFKSVTQRAQSFNLSQTGSEEAFESSNEKLPCDFSPAAASTSGSSPSATVGEPETLDSPLLDENGRELQEESQLSKSLSHQHFLALHKNYDEFKASREAKLEEWLGGEGREDRRGGKNLDR; translated from the exons ATGTTCAA TGATGAGGAGCCAATTGCCTTCAAGAAGATGCATGGTTTTTCCACAGTTGATGGCTTTGTGGAGATAAACGAAAATTTGACAGACATGATCAAATTTGTGGCAAATGAGCCCTCTGTGGGGCTTTACTATATCCAGCAGCATACTCAGAAGGTAACCCCCAACCTTCTTGATCTCAAGAACAAAGTCACTGAAAAATCACGCGAGACTGCTTTGCATACGGAAGATCTCGACGATTCCATGTCAATGTTGAGGTCGATGAAGGAATGTGGGGTCGCGGTTGCAGATGAAATGCTTAGAGATATAAAAAAGTCCCTTTCCATCATATCAGCGAAGCAGCCAAAAAGGGGAGTAATGTACAGTACCAGCACCAGTTTTCTTCCAAGAACGAGTCCGGCCTCTTGGGGTCGTAATGCAGTTTTCCCACAGCAGGATGGTGGTAGGAGCCCCGGTTACCTGTCCAGTGCTTTTAAGTCAGTCACACAGCGAGCTCAGAGCTTCAACCTGTCTCAGACGGGCTCTGAGGAAGCGTTTGAGTCTAGCAACGAGAAGCTTCCTTGTGATTTTAGTCCTGCAGCCGCGAGCACATCAGGTAGTAGTCCTTCTGCAACGGTAGGAGAGCCGGAGACTTTAGATTCACCGCTGTTGGATGAGAATGGCAGGGAGCTGCAAGAAGAGTCGCAGCTGAGTAAGAGTCTGTCTCATCAGCATTTTCTGGCATTGCACAAAAACTACGACGAGTTCAAGGCCAGTCGGGAAGCGAAACTGGAAGAATGGTTGGGAGGAGAAGGTCGTGAGGATCGAAGAGGAGGGAAAAATTTGGACAGATGA
- the LOC121779767 gene encoding BTB/POZ domain-containing protein At5g03250-like: MACMKLGSKSDVFHLEGQSWICTTGLPSDVRVEVGETSFHLHKFPVLSKSKFLERIIHDQADDVVSLHDLPGGAGSFLLVAKFCYDVKFELTATNVVSLRCAAEHLQMTEDYGQGNLISQTAAFLEQVLNNWECTVQALETCDAALPYSEKLGIITSCIDSLAAKACEEEDRGVCGPHRAHQSPMSNGTYSAASEPCSPVRDWWHDGVAVLSLPIFKMLIGAVSSKGMSPTKIGGALMVYAKRHLPLRGRSRSGSFCEREHELAHPLSEEEQGTLVEEIAEMLPSQKGALPAGFVLKLLEIAMMLDASPGCREMLERRVGAQLDQASLHDLLIPNTVPLEETIYDVECVQRIVDYFLDTVGDEEYEGGEEQSVEGFDLPPVMSIVSNLLDGYLAEVANDANLKLDDFVLLAASLPDYARLLDDGIYRAIDIYLKAHPWLTEQERDLVCRLMNCQKLSIEASTNAAQNEMLPLRVTMQVLFFEQLRLRSYMAGWFVVSDTLGGGSNERPSAVSSAGGSDVGLTLNEVRARVSGLEKKCDSIKHEIRKVTKGRWMNFYKRFGLKVRTKSFDLKADAANKSPTNQD, from the exons ATGGCATGCATGAAGTTGGGTTCCAAATCAGATGTGTTTCACTTGGAAGGCCAAAGTTG GATTTGCACCACTGGCCTTCCTAGCGATGTTCGTGTCGAAGTCGGAGAGACGTCCTTCCATCTCCACAAG TTTCCTGTTCTATCAAAGAGCAAATTTCTTGAGAGAATCATCCATGATCAAGCGGACGACGTCGTGTCTCTCCACGATCTACCCGGTGGAGCTGGCTCCTTCCTCCTCGTAGCCAAGTTCTGCTACGATGTCAAGTTCGAGCTCACTGCAACCAACGTCGTTAGCCTCAGATGCGCGGCCGAGCACCTCCAGATGACCGAGGATTACGGCCAGGGCAACCTCATCTCTCAGACGGCCGCCTTCCTCGAGCAAGTCCTCAATAATTGGGAATGCACCGTGCAAGCCCTCGAGACCTGCGATGCTGCCCTGCCCTATTCAGAGAAGCTCGGCATTATCACAAGCTGCATCGACTCTCTCGCTGCCAAGGCCTGTGAGGAGGAGGATAGGGGGGTCTGCGGGCCCCACCGCGCCCACCAAAGTCCCATGTCGAATGGGACATACTCTGCTGCCTCCGAACCTTGCTCCCCGGTTAGGGACTGGTGGCACGATGGCGTGGCCGTGCTCAGCCTCCctatttttaaaatgttaatAGGTGCCGTCTCTAGCAAAGGGATGTCGCCTACTAAGATAGGCGGCGCTCTCATGGTTTACGCGAAGAGGCATCTCCCTTTGCGTGGGAGGTCGAGATCAGGCAGCTTCTGCGAAAGGGAGCATGAATTGGCGCATCCGTTGTCCGAGGAGGAGCAGGGGACTCTGGTGGAGGAGATCGCGGAGATGCTCCCTAGCCAGAAGGGGGCTTTGCCAGCCGGATTCGTGCTAAAGCTTCTCGAGATTGCTATGATGTTGGATGCTAGCCCGGGGTGCAGGGAGATGCTGGAGAGACGGGTTGGGGCGCAGTTGGATCAGGCGTCGTTGCACGACCTTCTGATCCCGAATACTGTCCCCTTGGAGGAGACCATCTACGATGTCGAGTGTGTGCAGAGGATTGTTGATTACTTCTTGGATACGGTCGGGGACGAGGAGTACGAGGGGGGCGAGGAGCAGTCGGTGGAAGGGTTCGACTTGCCCCCGGTCATGAGTATCGTTTCGAATCTGTTGGATGGATACCTAGCCGAGGTTGCAAATGATGCTAACTTGAAGTTGGACGATTTCGTGCTCCTTGCAGCTTCGCTCCCGGACTATGCCAGGTTGTTGGATGACGGGATCTATCGCGCCATCGATATATACCTTAAG GCACATCCATGGTTAACAGAGCAAGAGAGGGATCTGGTGTGTAGGCTGATGAACTGCCAGAAGCTATCGATCGAGGCAAGCACGAACGCAGCTCAGAACGAGATGCTTCCGTTGAGGGTGACAATGCAGGTTCTATTCTTCGAGCAGCTCCGGCTGCGTTCCTACATGGCTGGGTGGTTCGTGGTCTCAGACACACTCGGAGGAGGGAGCAATGAGCGCCCCTCTGCAGTGAGCTCGGCGGGAGGGTCAGATGTGGGACTTACACTGAACGAGGTGAGGGCACGGGTGTCCGGCCTCGAGAAGAAGTGTGATAGCATCAAACATGAGATAAGGAAGGTGACAAAAGGAAGATGGATGAACTTCTACAAGAGGTTTGGTTTGAAGGTTAGAACTAAGTCTTTTGATCTCAAGGCTGATGCTGCCAACAAGTCTCCTACCAATCAAGATTGA
- the LOC121779766 gene encoding E3 ubiquitin-protein ligase WAV3-like isoform X2 yields MHPTKLQNKQQSPRNHVADNDDSPPPSERRSDAALLSLPGDWTSAPTTPSSNRLRLSKSLSRSASKKTCSICLATMRRGDGQAIFMAECSHSFHFHCIASNVKHGNQICPVCRAKWKEIPLQGPTLEPPKGKARTNSLDWHQNNDFMTVIRRLPPARSNSVRNAAPLFRAPDPAVFNDDESLDHEIDSTEKKVSDGDDGRRKVTVLTYTEVPSVAKTSVSDSFTVLVHLKAPLSNSWHNAAMSTKITQTPRAPVDLVTVLDISGSMAGTKLALLKRAMGFVIQNLGPNDRLAVIAFSSTARRLFPLWRMSESGRQQALQAVNSLVANGGTNIAEGLRKGAKIMEDRRESNPVASIILLSDGQDTYTVNSNAGSHNYQLLLPLSIRPDEASGFKIPVHAFGFGADHDASSMHSISEISGGTFSFIETESVIQDAFAQCIGGLLSVVVKALSVKIECVHPSVRLGSLKAGSYRNRILSNQRIGTIDVGDLYADEERDFLLSMNVPSETSSNETSLLKVTCVYNDPLTKESVSLEAKEVRIERTDLARREDVSIEVDRQHNRIRAAEAMAQARTAAESRDLASAVSILENVRKALSTTVSAKSHDRLCISLDAELKEMQERMASRHVYEASGRAYILSGLSSHSWQRATARGDSMDGSSLVQAYQTPSMVEMVTRSQATLLATPSAQRLLRPSWSFASQPKPR; encoded by the exons ATGCACCCCACAAAGTTACAAAACAAACAGCAGAG TCCCAGAAATCATGTGGCCGACAATGATGACTCGCCGCCGCCGTCAGAGCGGCGCTCCGACGCCGCCCTGCTTTCACTGCCGGGTGACTGGACCTCTGCTCCGACAACTCCCTCTTCCAATAGGCTCAGGCTCTCCAAGAGTTTGAGTAGATCTGCTTCCAAG AAGACTTGCTCCATATGTTTGGCGACGATGAGGCGTGGAGACGGGCAGGCGATTTTCATGGCCGAGTGCTCCCACTCCTTCCATTTCCATTGCATTGCTTCAAATGTGAAACATGGCAACCAAATCTGCCCAGTTTGCAGAGCAAAATGGAAAGAGATTCCTCTGCAAGGCCCAACCTTGGAGCCTCCAAAGGGTAAAGCAAGAACAAATTCACTAGATTGGCACCAGAACAATGACTTCATGACCGTGATCCGTCGTCTACCCCCTGCTCGTTCGAACTCCGTGCGTAATGCTGCCCCATTATTTCGGGCTCCCGATCCAGCAGTCTTCAACGATGACGAGTCACTGGATCACGAGATAGACTCTACCGAGAAGAAAGTTTCTGATGGTGATGATGGTCGGAGGAAAGTTACTGTCTTGACATACACCGAGGTTCCATCTGTTGCAAAGACGAGCGTGTCAGACAGTTTCACCGTCTTGGTCCACCTGAAAGCTCCACTCTCCAATTCGTGGCACAATGCCGCCATGAGCACCAAAATCACGCAGACTCCTCGTGCTCCTGTGGATCTCGTCACTGTCCTTGACATCAGCGGAAGTATGGCGGGGACTAAGCTTGCGCTGCTTAAACGAGCTATGGGGTTCGTTATACAGAATCTTGGCCCCAATGATAGGCTGGCTGTCATagccttctcatcaacagcgcGTCGCCTTTTCCCCCTCTGGAGAATGTCCGAATCCGGGCGCCAGCAGGCTCTGCAAGCTGTTAACTCTCTTGTTGCCAATGGAGGAACCAACATTGCTGAGGGGTTGAGAAAGGGGGCAAAAATAATGGAAGACCGACGCGAGAGCAACCCCGTTGCCAGTATAATCCTGTTGTCGGATGGACAGGACACGTATACGGTGAACAGCAACGCAGGCAGCCACAACTACCAGCTGCTTCTTCCATTATCCATTCGTCCGGATGAAGCCTCGGGTTTCAAGATTCCCGTTCATGCATTCGGCTTTGGAGCTGATCATGATGCATCATCCATGCACTCAATCTCGGAGATTTCAGGAGGTACCTTTTCTTTCATTGAGACCGAGAGCGTGATTCAGGATGCATTTGCTCAGTGCATCGGTGGCCTTCTGAGCGTTGTGGTGAAGGCTCTGAGTGTTAAAATCGAGTGTGTTCATCCGAGCGTTCGTCTTGGCTCGCTGAAAGCTGGAAGCTACCGCAACCGGATCTTGTCCAATCAACGAATAGGAACTATCGACGTTGGAGATCTGTATGCAGATGAGGAGAGGGACTTTCTGCTCTCCATGAACGTCCCTTCCGAGACGTCAAGCAATGAGACATCGCTGTTGAAGGTGACGTGCGTCTACAATGACCCCTTGACAAAAGAATCAGTATCCCTAGAAGCCAAAGAGGTCAGAATCGAGAGGACCGACCTGGCCAGACGAGAAGACGTCTCAATTGAAGTCGACAGACAACACAACAGGATCCGAGCAGCGGAGGCCATGGCACAAGCACGAACTGCAGCTGAGAGCAGAGACCTAGCCAGTGCTGTCTCCATACTGGAGAACGTGCGTAAGGCTCTATCAACAACCGTATCAGCCAAGTCACATGACAGGCTCTGCATATCACTTGATGCTGAGCTCAAGGAAATGCAAGAGAGGATGGCGAGCAGGCATGTATATGAAGCATCGGGGCGGGCCTATATTCTATCCGGACTAAGCTCACACTCATGGCAGAGAGCGACAGCCAGGGGCGATTCGATGGATGGTTCAAGCCTCGTGCAAGCATACCAGACACCTTCGATGGTCGAGATGGTGACTCGTTCACAGGCCACGTTGCTGGCCACCCCTTCGGCCCAGAGACTCCTCCGGCCATCATGGTCGTTTGCTTCACAACCGAAGCCAAGATAG